One region of Alosa alosa isolate M-15738 ecotype Scorff River chromosome 1, AALO_Geno_1.1, whole genome shotgun sequence genomic DNA includes:
- the LOC125293519 gene encoding vitamin K-dependent protein C-like, with protein sequence MWRPSLCLCLLVLWSVSAYSRSVFYSGPQAHSLLRSKRANSVFEELRPPSKERECVEEICDFEEAREIFQTLEATLEFWTVYKDGNQCEPNPCINGTCMDKFQSFECLCHPGYEGRYCNQPSTASNCSLKNGDCDHECNLRSDGLVRTCNCLPGFRLHENFRTCSPINNHACGRILIHKSAFNTGPMEGLMPWVTGGEVGMKGESPWQALLLSSGRFNCGGVLIDKSWVLTAAHCLEHLTRISVRLGDYVRSKKEDSEVTVQVADIIPHPNYDSKTMDNDIGLLRLAAPVKYSTYILPACLPSRGLAEGVLHRNGTVTIVTGWGKVNETYCHYSKALNFIEIPLVDHALCQQTTMSKVTENMLCAGVLGEIQDACEGDSGGPMMVEYRKTWFLIGLVSWGEGCGHKDKLGFYTKVSNYLEWIDRVREKYE encoded by the exons ATGTGGCGACCCTCGCTCTGCTTGTGTCTTCTTGTGCTGTGGTCTGTGAGTGCGTATAGCAGATCAG TCTTTTACAGTGGACCACAGGCACATTCACTTCTGCGCTCCAAACGGGCTAATAGCGTGTTCGAGGAGCTCAGACCACCATCGAAAGAACGTGAATGTGTCGAAGAGATCTGTGACTTTGAGGAGGCCAGAGAGATCTTCCAGACCCTAGAGGCAACG CTGGAGTTTTGGACTGTGTATAAAG ATGGCAACCAGTGTGAGCCCAATCCATGCATCAATGGAACATGCATGGACAAGTTCCAGTCCTTTGAATGCCTCTGTCATCCTGGTTATGAGGGGAGATACTGTAATCAGC CCAGCACAGCCTCTAACTGCTCTCTGAAAAATGGCGATTGTGACCATGAGTGTAATTTGAGGTCTGATGGCTTGGTCCGCACTTGTAACTGTCTCCCAGGATTCAGGCTTCATGAAAATTTCAGAACCTGTAGTCCTATCA ATAACCATGCCTGCGGAAGGATTTTGATACACAAGTCCGCATTCAATACAGGGCCTATGGAAGGATTGATGCCATGGGTAACCGGAGGAGAAGTGGGCATGAAGGGAGAGAGTCCCTGGCAG GCTCTTTTACTCAGTTCTGGGAGATTCAACTGTGGGGGAGTTCTAATAGACAAGAGCTGGGTCCTCACTGCTGCTCATTGTCTGGAACACCTTACTCGTATCAGTGTCAGATTAG GTGACTATGTGCGCAGCAAGAAGGAGGATTCAGAGGTCACTGTGCAGGTGGCAGACATTATTCCACATCCGAATTACGACAGCAAAACAATGGACAATGACATTGGACTACTGCGCCTGGCAGCACCAGTGAAATACTCCACCTACATCCTACCAGCCTGCTTGCCGAGTCGAGGGCTAGCTGAAGGGGTGCTACACCGCAACGGTACAGTCACCATTGTGACAGGCTGGGGAAAGGTGAACGAGACATACTGTCATTACAGTAAGGCCCTCAACTTCATCGAAATCCCACTGGTGGACCACGCCTTATGCCAGCAAACGACGATGAGCAAGGTGACCGAGAACATGCTGTGTGCCGGTGTGTTGGGCGAAATACAGGACGCCTGTGAGGGGGACAGCGGTGGGCCAATGATGGTGGAGTATCGCAAGACCTGGTTTCTGATTGGTTTGGTGTCTTGGGGGGAAGGCTGTGGTCACAAAGACAAACTGGGCTTCTACACTAAAGTATCTAACTACCTAGAGTGGATAGATAGAGTTCGTGAAAAGTATGAGTAG
- the LOC125293474 gene encoding collagen alpha-1(X) chain-like isoform X2: MMAHSSIATRMWALFGLFSLLPVSSGMIYRLPDVPSPPPIGSPEGPVPRGHSSPGNFFMPPDAYPMPSDSDSMTMDDYTMDSSGFPMQPFDGDPMAWEGQAKQSGGYPMPMDPMPFDPMPIEPGHHTPPRWNRTKDSRAGNLTLDGAPLGPDTSYCEMLLEAPVPASMNEVPWFCMCTLCKGNNMGPKGDRGDRGLPGPPGSPGRRGLTGFRGRPGFVGRQGPKGQKGDEGMKGEKGDVGFTGSKGSQGFKGDKGDQGSDGPPGAQGPQGDTGVCPASCDSIPGPPGEAGLPGSVGARGLPGMAGPQGLKGLKGDPGDAGLPGVPGAEGLKGDQGAKGECNCTDGADGADGLPGTAGTKGDKGTMGPPGVSGSDGKKGDKGDIGMTGVPGPCTPVFRSAFSAALIRNYPLPDMPVVFAQVIYNYPGNYDPTVGIYIAPTNGTYVFSYNLQVFGKVLKVGLFHNFRPIVKSTEPTDLGTVAQQVILHLTSGDMVWLQVKDINTNGMYSSSESSSTFSGFLLYPDSCELPLFREFMPLIKGTYSWGELEVPTTPMPTPIP; encoded by the exons ATGATGGCTCACAGCTCCATTGCGACA AGGATGTGGGCTTTGTTCGGACTCTTCTCTTTGCTCCCCGTCTCTTCAGGGATGATATACAGACTTCCAGATGTTCCGTCTCCTCCACCTATCGGCTCTCCAGAAGGACCCGTTCCTCGGGGACATTCGTCACCCGGTAACTTTTTTATGCCACCCGATGCCTACCCAATGCCATCCGACAGTGATTCCATGACCATGGATGACTACACGATGGATTCTAGTGGCTTCCCCATGCAACCATTTGATGGTGACCCAATGGCATGGGAGGGCCAAGCCAAGCAGTCAGGTGGCTACCCCATGCCAATGGACCCAATGCCATTTGACCCCATGCCAATCGAGCCTGGCCACCACACTCCACCAAGGTGGAACAGGACCAAGGACAGCCGAGCAGGTAACCTGACACTGGACGGGGCGCCGTTGGGGCCGGACACGTCCTACTGTGAGATGCTCCTGGAGGCGCCAGTGCCTGCATCTATGAACGAGGTCCCCTGGTTCTGCATGTGTACACTGTGCAAGGGCAACAACATGGGCCCCAAAGGCGACAGGGGAGACAGGGGTCTACCAG GGCCACCTGGAAGTCCGGGGAGACGAGGCTTGACTGGGTTCAGAGGTCGACCAGGATTTGTTGGTCGTCAGGGACCAAAAG GTCAGAAAGGAGATGAGGGCatgaaaggagagaagggagacgTGGGATTCACTGGCAGCAAAGGATCTCAAGGCTTCAAGG GTGATAAGGGCGACCAAGGGTCAGATGGCCCTCCGGGTGCACAAGGGCCTCAGGGTGACACAGGCGTCTGTCCAGCAAGCTGCGATTCCATCCCAGGCCCACCGGGAGAGGCGGGACTTCCCGGCAGCGTAGGGGCCAGGGGCCTTCCTGGGATGGCGGGCCCACAGGGTCTAAAAGGACTGAAGGGGGACCCAGGTGACGCGGGGCTGCCAGGGGTCCCCGGGGCTGAGGGGCTTAAGGGAGACCAGGGGGCGAAGGGTGAGTGCAACTGCACAGACGGGGCAGACGGAGCTGATGGACTGCCTGGTACGGCCGGGACCAAGGGTGACAAGGGCACGATGGGTCCTCCAGGTGTCTCAGGGAGCGATGGCAAGAAGGGGGATAAGGGTGACATTGGCATGACCGGAGTGCCCGGTCCGTGCACGCCAGTCTTCCGATCAGCTTTCTCAGCAGCTCTGATCAGAAACTACCCACTACCTGACATGCCGGTGGTCTTCGCCCAGGTCATCTACAACTACCCAGGGAATTACGACCCCACAGTGGGGATCTACATAGCTCCCACCAATGGCACCTATGTCTTCAGCTACAACCTGCAGGTCTTTGGCAAAGTGCTGAAGGTCGGTCTCTTCCATAACTTCCGGCCTATTGTGAAGTCCACCGAACCCACTGACTTGGGCACTGTCGCTCAGCAGGTGATACTACACCTGACTTCGGGAGATATGGTGTGGCTGCAAGTCAAGGACATAAACACCAATGGCATGTACTCAAGCTCAGAGTCCAGCAGCACCTTCTCCGGCTTCCTGCTCTATCCCGATTCATGCGAGCTGCCACTCTTCAGAGAGTTTATGCCACTAATCAAAGGGACCTACTCATGGGGAGAGTTGGAAGTCCCGACCACCCCTATGCCCACCCCAATCCCCTAG
- the LOC125293474 gene encoding collagen alpha-1(X) chain-like isoform X3 has product MWALFGLFSLLPVSSGMIYRLPDVPSPPPIGSPEGPVPRGHSSPGNFFMPPDAYPMPSDSDSMTMDDYTMDSSGFPMQPFDGDPMAWEGQAKQSGGYPMPMDPMPFDPMPIEPGHHTPPRWNRTKDSRAGNLTLDGAPLGPDTSYCEMLLEAPVPASMNEVPWFCMCTLCKGNNMGPKGDRGDRGLPGPPGSPGRRGLTGFRGRPGFVGRQGPKGQKGDEGMKGEKGDVGFTGSKGSQGFKGDKGDQGSDGPPGAQGPQGDTGVCPASCDSIPGPPGEAGLPGSVGARGLPGMAGPQGLKGLKGDPGDAGLPGVPGAEGLKGDQGAKGECNCTDGADGADGLPGTAGTKGDKGTMGPPGVSGSDGKKGDKGDIGMTGVPGPCTPVFRSAFSAALIRNYPLPDMPVVFAQVIYNYPGNYDPTVGIYIAPTNGTYVFSYNLQVFGKVLKVGLFHNFRPIVKSTEPTDLGTVAQQVILHLTSGDMVWLQVKDINTNGMYSSSESSSTFSGFLLYPDSCELPLFREFMPLIKGTYSWGELEVPTTPMPTPIP; this is encoded by the exons ATGTGGGCTTTGTTCGGACTCTTCTCTTTGCTCCCCGTCTCTTCAGGGATGATATACAGACTTCCAGATGTTCCGTCTCCTCCACCTATCGGCTCTCCAGAAGGACCCGTTCCTCGGGGACATTCGTCACCCGGTAACTTTTTTATGCCACCCGATGCCTACCCAATGCCATCCGACAGTGATTCCATGACCATGGATGACTACACGATGGATTCTAGTGGCTTCCCCATGCAACCATTTGATGGTGACCCAATGGCATGGGAGGGCCAAGCCAAGCAGTCAGGTGGCTACCCCATGCCAATGGACCCAATGCCATTTGACCCCATGCCAATCGAGCCTGGCCACCACACTCCACCAAGGTGGAACAGGACCAAGGACAGCCGAGCAGGTAACCTGACACTGGACGGGGCGCCGTTGGGGCCGGACACGTCCTACTGTGAGATGCTCCTGGAGGCGCCAGTGCCTGCATCTATGAACGAGGTCCCCTGGTTCTGCATGTGTACACTGTGCAAGGGCAACAACATGGGCCCCAAAGGCGACAGGGGAGACAGGGGTCTACCAG GGCCACCTGGAAGTCCGGGGAGACGAGGCTTGACTGGGTTCAGAGGTCGACCAGGATTTGTTGGTCGTCAGGGACCAAAAG GTCAGAAAGGAGATGAGGGCatgaaaggagagaagggagacgTGGGATTCACTGGCAGCAAAGGATCTCAAGGCTTCAAGG GTGATAAGGGCGACCAAGGGTCAGATGGCCCTCCGGGTGCACAAGGGCCTCAGGGTGACACAGGCGTCTGTCCAGCAAGCTGCGATTCCATCCCAGGCCCACCGGGAGAGGCGGGACTTCCCGGCAGCGTAGGGGCCAGGGGCCTTCCTGGGATGGCGGGCCCACAGGGTCTAAAAGGACTGAAGGGGGACCCAGGTGACGCGGGGCTGCCAGGGGTCCCCGGGGCTGAGGGGCTTAAGGGAGACCAGGGGGCGAAGGGTGAGTGCAACTGCACAGACGGGGCAGACGGAGCTGATGGACTGCCTGGTACGGCCGGGACCAAGGGTGACAAGGGCACGATGGGTCCTCCAGGTGTCTCAGGGAGCGATGGCAAGAAGGGGGATAAGGGTGACATTGGCATGACCGGAGTGCCCGGTCCGTGCACGCCAGTCTTCCGATCAGCTTTCTCAGCAGCTCTGATCAGAAACTACCCACTACCTGACATGCCGGTGGTCTTCGCCCAGGTCATCTACAACTACCCAGGGAATTACGACCCCACAGTGGGGATCTACATAGCTCCCACCAATGGCACCTATGTCTTCAGCTACAACCTGCAGGTCTTTGGCAAAGTGCTGAAGGTCGGTCTCTTCCATAACTTCCGGCCTATTGTGAAGTCCACCGAACCCACTGACTTGGGCACTGTCGCTCAGCAGGTGATACTACACCTGACTTCGGGAGATATGGTGTGGCTGCAAGTCAAGGACATAAACACCAATGGCATGTACTCAAGCTCAGAGTCCAGCAGCACCTTCTCCGGCTTCCTGCTCTATCCCGATTCATGCGAGCTGCCACTCTTCAGAGAGTTTATGCCACTAATCAAAGGGACCTACTCATGGGGAGAGTTGGAAGTCCCGACCACCCCTATGCCCACCCCAATCCCCTAG
- the LOC125293474 gene encoding inner ear-specific collagen-like isoform X1: MYLFNFIPQHLPRPPQFAVFVCGGIWLVQYNAIFLPHDYVKNALSVVEPNPGFWTQLEKYEQEIKPGGGAYKFINDFVLCFTSHFILMMAHSSIATRMWALFGLFSLLPVSSGMIYRLPDVPSPPPIGSPEGPVPRGHSSPGNFFMPPDAYPMPSDSDSMTMDDYTMDSSGFPMQPFDGDPMAWEGQAKQSGGYPMPMDPMPFDPMPIEPGHHTPPRWNRTKDSRAGNLTLDGAPLGPDTSYCEMLLEAPVPASMNEVPWFCMCTLCKGNNMGPKGDRGDRGLPGPPGSPGRRGLTGFRGRPGFVGRQGPKGQKGDEGMKGEKGDVGFTGSKGSQGFKGDKGDQGSDGPPGAQGPQGDTGVCPASCDSIPGPPGEAGLPGSVGARGLPGMAGPQGLKGLKGDPGDAGLPGVPGAEGLKGDQGAKGECNCTDGADGADGLPGTAGTKGDKGTMGPPGVSGSDGKKGDKGDIGMTGVPGPCTPVFRSAFSAALIRNYPLPDMPVVFAQVIYNYPGNYDPTVGIYIAPTNGTYVFSYNLQVFGKVLKVGLFHNFRPIVKSTEPTDLGTVAQQVILHLTSGDMVWLQVKDINTNGMYSSSESSSTFSGFLLYPDSCELPLFREFMPLIKGTYSWGELEVPTTPMPTPIP, translated from the exons ATGTATTTGTTTAATTTTATACCCCAACACCTTCCAAGACCACCACAAtttgctgtgtttgtttgtggaggTATCTGGCTTGTACAGTATAATGCCATCTTTCTCCCCCATGATTATGTGAAAAATGCCCTTTCAGTGGTGGAGCCAAACCCAGGTTTCTGGACCCAGCTGGAGAAATATGAGCAGGAAATAAAACCAGGAG GTGGAGCTTATAAATTCATCAATGATTTTGTCCTGTGCTTCACTTCACATTTCATCTTGATGATGGCTCACAGCTCCATTGCGACA AGGATGTGGGCTTTGTTCGGACTCTTCTCTTTGCTCCCCGTCTCTTCAGGGATGATATACAGACTTCCAGATGTTCCGTCTCCTCCACCTATCGGCTCTCCAGAAGGACCCGTTCCTCGGGGACATTCGTCACCCGGTAACTTTTTTATGCCACCCGATGCCTACCCAATGCCATCCGACAGTGATTCCATGACCATGGATGACTACACGATGGATTCTAGTGGCTTCCCCATGCAACCATTTGATGGTGACCCAATGGCATGGGAGGGCCAAGCCAAGCAGTCAGGTGGCTACCCCATGCCAATGGACCCAATGCCATTTGACCCCATGCCAATCGAGCCTGGCCACCACACTCCACCAAGGTGGAACAGGACCAAGGACAGCCGAGCAGGTAACCTGACACTGGACGGGGCGCCGTTGGGGCCGGACACGTCCTACTGTGAGATGCTCCTGGAGGCGCCAGTGCCTGCATCTATGAACGAGGTCCCCTGGTTCTGCATGTGTACACTGTGCAAGGGCAACAACATGGGCCCCAAAGGCGACAGGGGAGACAGGGGTCTACCAG GGCCACCTGGAAGTCCGGGGAGACGAGGCTTGACTGGGTTCAGAGGTCGACCAGGATTTGTTGGTCGTCAGGGACCAAAAG GTCAGAAAGGAGATGAGGGCatgaaaggagagaagggagacgTGGGATTCACTGGCAGCAAAGGATCTCAAGGCTTCAAGG GTGATAAGGGCGACCAAGGGTCAGATGGCCCTCCGGGTGCACAAGGGCCTCAGGGTGACACAGGCGTCTGTCCAGCAAGCTGCGATTCCATCCCAGGCCCACCGGGAGAGGCGGGACTTCCCGGCAGCGTAGGGGCCAGGGGCCTTCCTGGGATGGCGGGCCCACAGGGTCTAAAAGGACTGAAGGGGGACCCAGGTGACGCGGGGCTGCCAGGGGTCCCCGGGGCTGAGGGGCTTAAGGGAGACCAGGGGGCGAAGGGTGAGTGCAACTGCACAGACGGGGCAGACGGAGCTGATGGACTGCCTGGTACGGCCGGGACCAAGGGTGACAAGGGCACGATGGGTCCTCCAGGTGTCTCAGGGAGCGATGGCAAGAAGGGGGATAAGGGTGACATTGGCATGACCGGAGTGCCCGGTCCGTGCACGCCAGTCTTCCGATCAGCTTTCTCAGCAGCTCTGATCAGAAACTACCCACTACCTGACATGCCGGTGGTCTTCGCCCAGGTCATCTACAACTACCCAGGGAATTACGACCCCACAGTGGGGATCTACATAGCTCCCACCAATGGCACCTATGTCTTCAGCTACAACCTGCAGGTCTTTGGCAAAGTGCTGAAGGTCGGTCTCTTCCATAACTTCCGGCCTATTGTGAAGTCCACCGAACCCACTGACTTGGGCACTGTCGCTCAGCAGGTGATACTACACCTGACTTCGGGAGATATGGTGTGGCTGCAAGTCAAGGACATAAACACCAATGGCATGTACTCAAGCTCAGAGTCCAGCAGCACCTTCTCCGGCTTCCTGCTCTATCCCGATTCATGCGAGCTGCCACTCTTCAGAGAGTTTATGCCACTAATCAAAGGGACCTACTCATGGGGAGAGTTGGAAGTCCCGACCACCCCTATGCCCACCCCAATCCCCTAG
- the dusp28 gene encoding dual specificity phosphatase 28 yields MLQLCKVTDSLFISNARSACSPELIQQEAVTLCINVSKQQPFPTGRVSTLRIPVYDDPNEDLYQHFDQCADAITKEAIRGGHSVVYCKNGRSRSATICVAYLMKQQGLSLTEAFQTVKNARSVVEPNPGFWTQLEKYEQELKTRRPVQMHKPMRFLQLSAERLLPWRRHSSQHKFSGI; encoded by the exons atgctgcagCTGTGTAAAGTCACAGACTCCCTGTTCATCAGCAACGCACGATCAGCATGCAGTCCTGAGTTAATCCAGCAGGAGGCAGTCACTCTCTGCATCAACGTGTCTAAGCAGCAGCCCTTCCCCACTGGTCGGGTCAGCACGCTCCGGATCCCTGTCTACGATGACCCCAACGAGGACCTCTACCAGCACTTTGATCAATGTGCGGATGCCATAACCAAAGAAGCCATACGGGGTGGACACAGCGTTGTGTACTGTAAGAATGGCCGCAGTCGCTCAGCAACCATCTGTGTGGCATACCTAATGAAGCAACAGGGCCTGTCCTTAACAGAGGCCTTTCAG ACTGTGAAAAATGCCCGTTCAGTGGTGGAGCCAAACCCAGGTTTCTGGACCCAGCTGGAGAAATATGAGCAGGAACTGAAAACCAGGAG ACCAGTGCAAATGCATAAACCCATGCGCTTCCTCCAACTGTCTGCTGAGCGACTGCTTCCATGGAGGAGACACTCATCACAGCATAAATTCAGTGGAATCTAG
- the proca gene encoding vitamin K-dependent protein C isoform X2, translating into MWRPLLCLCLLVLWSVSAYSRSVFYSGPQAHSLLRSKRANSVFEELRPPSKERECVEEICDFEEAREIFLTREATLEFWTVYTDGNQCEPNPCINGTCMDKFQSFECLCHPGYEGRYCNQHNHACGRILIHKSAFNTGPMEGIMPWVTGGEAGMRGESPWQALLLSSSGKFHCGGVLIDKSWVLTAAHCLEHHTRFSVRLGDYVRSKKEDSEVTVPVADIIPHPNYDRISVDNDIGLLRLAEPVKYSTYILPACLPSRGLAEGVLHRNGTVTIVTGWGKVNETDWRYSKALNFIKIPLVDHAVCQQTMINNVSENVLCAGVLGEIQDACEGDSGGPMMVEYRKTWFLIGLVSWGEGCGHKDKLGIYTKVSNYIKWIDRVRAKYE; encoded by the exons ATGTGGCGACCCTTGCTCTGCTTGTGTCTTCTTGTGCTGTGGTCTGTGAGTGCGTATAGCAGATCAG TCTTTTACAGTGGACCACAGGCACATTCACTTCTGCGCTCCAAACGGGCTAATAGCGTGTTCGAGGAGCTCAGACCCCCATCGAAAGAACGTGAATGTGTCGAAGAGATCTGTGACTTTGAGGAGGCCAGAGAGATCTTCCTGACCCGAGAGGCAACG CTGGAGTTTTGGACTGTGTACACAG ATGGTAACCAGTGTGAGCCCAATCCATGCATCAATGGAACATGCATGGACAAGTTCCAGTCCTTTGAATGCCTCTGTCATCCTGGTTATGAGGGGAGATACTGTAATCAGC ATAACCATGCCTGCGGAAGGATTTTGATACACAAGTCCGCATTCAATACAGGGCCTATGGAAGGAATAATGCCATGGGTAACCGGGGGAGAAGCAGGCATGAGGGGAGAGAGTCCCTGGCAG GCTCTTTTACTCAGTTCGTCTGGGAAATTTCACTGTGGGGGAGTTCTAATAGACAAGAGCTGGGTCCTCACTGCTGCTCATTGTCTGGAACACCATACTCGCTTCAGTGTCAGATTAG GTGACTATGTGCGCAGCAAGAAGGAGGATTCAGAGGTCACTGTGCCGGTGGCAGACATTATTCCACATCCGAATTACGACCGCATATCAGTAGACAATGACATTGGACTACTGCGCCTGGCAGAACCAGTGAAATACTCCACCTACATCCTACCAGCCTGCTTGCCGAGTCGAGGGCTAGCCGAAGGGGTGCTTCACCGCAACGGTACAGTCACCATTGTAACAGGCTGGGGAAAGGTGAACGAGACAGACTGGCGTTACAGTAAGGCCCTCAACTTCATCAAAATCCCACTGGTGGACCACGCCGTATGCCAGCAAACGATGATAAACAATGTGAGCGAAAACGTGCTGTGTGCCGGTGTGTTGGGCGAAATACAGGACGCCTGTGAGGGGGACAGCGGTGGGCCAATGATGGTGGAGTATCGCAAGACCTGGTTTCTGATTGGTTTGGTGTCTTGGGGGGAAGGCTGTGGTCACAAAGACAAACTTGGCATTTACACTAAAGTATCTAACTACATAAAGTGGATAGATAGAGTTCGTGCAAAGTATGAGTAG
- the proca gene encoding vitamin K-dependent protein C isoform X1, whose protein sequence is MWRPLLCLCLLVLWSVSAYSRSVFYSGPQAHSLLRSKRANSVFEELRPPSKERECVEEICDFEEAREIFLTREATLEFWTVYTDGNQCEPNPCINGTCMDKFQSFECLCHPGYEGRYCNQPSTASNCSLKNGDCDHECNLRSDGLVRTCSCLPGFSLHENSRTCSPINNHACGRILIHKSAFNTGPMEGIMPWVTGGEAGMRGESPWQALLLSSSGKFHCGGVLIDKSWVLTAAHCLEHHTRFSVRLGDYVRSKKEDSEVTVPVADIIPHPNYDRISVDNDIGLLRLAEPVKYSTYILPACLPSRGLAEGVLHRNGTVTIVTGWGKVNETDWRYSKALNFIKIPLVDHAVCQQTMINNVSENVLCAGVLGEIQDACEGDSGGPMMVEYRKTWFLIGLVSWGEGCGHKDKLGIYTKVSNYIKWIDRVRAKYE, encoded by the exons ATGTGGCGACCCTTGCTCTGCTTGTGTCTTCTTGTGCTGTGGTCTGTGAGTGCGTATAGCAGATCAG TCTTTTACAGTGGACCACAGGCACATTCACTTCTGCGCTCCAAACGGGCTAATAGCGTGTTCGAGGAGCTCAGACCCCCATCGAAAGAACGTGAATGTGTCGAAGAGATCTGTGACTTTGAGGAGGCCAGAGAGATCTTCCTGACCCGAGAGGCAACG CTGGAGTTTTGGACTGTGTACACAG ATGGTAACCAGTGTGAGCCCAATCCATGCATCAATGGAACATGCATGGACAAGTTCCAGTCCTTTGAATGCCTCTGTCATCCTGGTTATGAGGGGAGATACTGTAATCAGC CCAGCACAGCCTCTAACTGCTCTCTGAAAAATGGCGATTGTGACCATGAGTGTAATTTGAGGTCTGATGGCCTGGTCCGCACTTGTAGCTGTCTCCCAGGATTCAGTCTTCATGAAAATTCCAGAACCTGTAGTCCTATCA ATAACCATGCCTGCGGAAGGATTTTGATACACAAGTCCGCATTCAATACAGGGCCTATGGAAGGAATAATGCCATGGGTAACCGGGGGAGAAGCAGGCATGAGGGGAGAGAGTCCCTGGCAG GCTCTTTTACTCAGTTCGTCTGGGAAATTTCACTGTGGGGGAGTTCTAATAGACAAGAGCTGGGTCCTCACTGCTGCTCATTGTCTGGAACACCATACTCGCTTCAGTGTCAGATTAG GTGACTATGTGCGCAGCAAGAAGGAGGATTCAGAGGTCACTGTGCCGGTGGCAGACATTATTCCACATCCGAATTACGACCGCATATCAGTAGACAATGACATTGGACTACTGCGCCTGGCAGAACCAGTGAAATACTCCACCTACATCCTACCAGCCTGCTTGCCGAGTCGAGGGCTAGCCGAAGGGGTGCTTCACCGCAACGGTACAGTCACCATTGTAACAGGCTGGGGAAAGGTGAACGAGACAGACTGGCGTTACAGTAAGGCCCTCAACTTCATCAAAATCCCACTGGTGGACCACGCCGTATGCCAGCAAACGATGATAAACAATGTGAGCGAAAACGTGCTGTGTGCCGGTGTGTTGGGCGAAATACAGGACGCCTGTGAGGGGGACAGCGGTGGGCCAATGATGGTGGAGTATCGCAAGACCTGGTTTCTGATTGGTTTGGTGTCTTGGGGGGAAGGCTGTGGTCACAAAGACAAACTTGGCATTTACACTAAAGTATCTAACTACATAAAGTGGATAGATAGAGTTCGTGCAAAGTATGAGTAG